DNA from Nocardioides seonyuensis:
AGGTGCGGATGTAGTAGGTGACCCGGTCGACGGCTCCAGCGAAGATGCCGCCGAGGACGAGGACCAGCAGCAGGGATGCGGCCACGCCGAGAACGGTCAGCGTGGCACGGCGGCGGTCGGCGAACAGGAAGCGGCGCCCCACGGGAACGGCTCGCTCCGCGAGGGCGCGTCGTGGGTGATCGGATGGCCGCCGAGTGGGGTGCATGGTGGTGGTCATCGTCCGCTCCGGAATGCGGAGGCTGCGTCGAGCCCATTGAGTCGGCGTGCCGGGAGCCATGCGGCGAGCAGCGCCATCGTGGCCGCTGCGGCGGCGGTCTGGGCGATGGTGCCGGGGGTGAGCAGCACCGGGAACGCGGGTCGCCACCAGGCGAGGAGCTCCCGGGTGATAACCAGCAGGACGATCGCGGCGAGCGTGCCGAGCACCGTGAGGGCCACGGTCTCCGTCACCGCGATTCGGCGAAGCCGGCCGGGGGTGGCGCCGAGGGCCTTGAGGACGCCCAGGTCCCGCTCTTGCTCGGTGACCCGGGTGTAGGCCACGAGCGCGACGATCAGGGCGCCGGCTGCGAAAGCCACGCCCACCATGAGTCGCACCGGCAAGCCGTAGATGTCGGTAGCCAGCCGCAGCGACGCCTCGCGCAGTTCGGCAGGATTGCGCACGGTGTACCCCTCGTCACGCAGCTGCGCTGCGACGTCATCGGGGTCCTCGGTCGTGACCAGCACCGCCCCGGTGGTGCCGGTAGCCCGCAGCATCTCGTCCATCCCGGCCGTGGTGGTGAACAGCAGCGGGGTCATGAACAGGGCGGTGTCGTCGGTGAGGCCGACCACCCGCATCGGGTGTCCGAGGATGGGCAGCCGATCGCCGAGGGTGAAGTCGTGCTGCTCGGCCCACAAAGCATCGACGGCCACCTCGTCGACGACTTCTGGGGCACGGCCGTCGGCGAAGGCCCACGGGCCGCCGAGACCGCTGCCGGGGTCATAGGCGACCGCGGCGACGGCAGCCTTGCCGTGGGACAGCTCCAGGATCTGATACATGGTGCGCAGCGGCGCGGCGTGTGTCACTCCCGGGATCCGGGAGATCGTCGCGACCGTCGGCGCGGGTAGAGCGCCGGGGTCGGCGAAGAGGTTGCGCGTTCCGGCGGGCACCACGACCAGGTCAGCGCCGAGGTGGTCGTCGTAGGTAGTGACGCGGTCCTGGACGCCGACCCAGAGTCCGGCAAGCAGGAGCATCAGCATCAGGGCGAGCCCGATCCCGGCTGCGCCAGCCCCGGTGCGGACCGGGCGCGTCGTGAGGAACCGGCGGGTGACCGGGACCGAGGCTCTAACCCGGGTCTTCATGTCGGCTCACGTCCCTGTGCCGAGTGTGGCTTGAAGTTCGGGCTACTTGTGACCGCCGGGCATCGCGAACATCATGGCGGCCATCATCGCGGTGCACAGCAGGGCGGTGAAGATGATGCCGGAACCTGCGGCGCCGGTGACGAAGAGCAGGCCGGCGATGACGAGCATCGGGATGCAGCAGGCGATCATCATCAACCCGTGACCACCGTGCGCGCCGTGAGCGCCGCCGTCGGGCTCCCGCGCGGCGTGGTGGGTCTCAGTGGTCGCAGGCGACTCCGGGTGGGGCCATGCCTGAGGATTGTGGAGGGGTTCCCGGTCCATGCCGTTCGGGGTGCTCATGACGTCCTCCCCTTCAGGGATGCGGACACGTGGCCGAGCCTGGCGTAGAGGGGGCAGTGTCCGAGCGCCCCGGTGACGACCAGGTCGAGGCCGGCCAGCACCAGCAGCAGCTCGAGGACGACCGCCACGGTGGAGGCCGCTCCGCCCAGCAAGAACGCGCCGGCGAACGCAGCGAGGCCGCCGATGGCGACGCGAGCGACGCGTTCGGCGGGGGTGATGTTGATGCTCCAACGGTTACTCATGGTTTCCTCCAACTTCGGGGACCGCTGATTTCTGGTCCACTTCGAGGGTCTCGCCGGGCGGTGAAGGTGACCGACGCCGTCTCGTGAAGGTTCACTGAAGATCCACTTGGCACCGAGCTGCGGATGGGCGGTAGGGCTCCGCGACAACCGGCAGAGACAGGTTAGGTGGGAGGAATGATGGGTGCCGCGGTCACTTCTAGGCGGCTGGCTCACCCGGCTGCGCGGACGCCTGTCCAGCGAGCTCGACGTTGGACGGGAGCCCCATCCGGTGCGCCGCCACCGCCCCGCGGACCCGCAACGCGTCCGCGGCCGCCGGTTCAACTTCCCTGAGTAGGCCCTGGCTTGGTCAGGGCCGGTCCCGGCCCAGGGCAACCTGATGCTCCGCGACGTGCGCTCGGTGCCCGCGCGGGAAGACCTAGCGGCACACGATCAGGCCGGGGCGTCGGCACCAGAAGTCATCGCCGCAGTCGCAGGCGGTGGCCCCAACTGCTCGGCGACCCGGCTCCCAACGGCGGCCAACAGGTAGGTGCCGCCGAGCACTAGCAGTAGCCGATTCACGCCAGCACATGCACCAGCTGGTCCGTGGTCGGGGAGCCCCCGAGCCCGCCCGGGGTCGAGTAGACTCGGCACGCCAGCCCCACCTGCTCGCCACCGGACGCGAACGGGTCCACACCGTCGACACGGATGGTCGGCGAACCGATGAACCCGAGCTCCTCCGCCTCCTGAGCGCTACCGACGCGCACCTTGGCCACGTGGACGTCATCGCGGTCCACAGACCGCAGCGCCTCGTGGAGCCGTTCCTCAGCCACCGTCCAGTTCGGGCAGCCATCGAAGTAGAGCAGTTCAACACGCACGGGTTGGTTCCTCCTGAATGGGTCGCGTCGTCTTCCACCGTGCCACCCGAGGCAACACATGCTCCAAGTGCCCTCAGTTTCGAGCCCCAGGTGCTCGGCACGCCGGCACCCGCAAGTGCTTGGTCTCACCAACAAGAGCCGCCACGCTGAGTCGACAACGCCGCGCCTGACGGAGGTGAGGGGCGCGGGGCGGGTGATCGGTTGAGCGGGGCGTAGTTCGCGGGAGGACTCTTACCCACCTACGGCACCTTTCTGCCGAAACTAGGTGCTCGGCTGCGCGTCGGGCGCTCCGCTGGACGAGGACGTCGCCAGCACCAAGTAGGCGATAGACGAGGAGGTCGAGGTCGGTGACGGTGCGCACCTGGCCACTGTGCATCGTCCCCAACACGGGGTGCTCGGCGACGGTGAAGTACCCGTTGACGTGCAGATAGGCCTGCACCAGGGCGACTGCGGTTTCCATGGACTCCTCCGTCGTTCGCTCGGTGTCGGGTGGGATGTCAGTCGTGGTGCCTCTCATGCTCGTCAGGATCTGGCGTCTGCACCGGGGTCCGGTCGCGGCCTGGATTCGGCTCGTCGTCGCTGATGGCGGGGCCGATGAGGAAGGCCGATAGCGAGAACATCAGCGCGAACACGGCCAACGCGAGGGTGGGGGCCTTCCAGGTGCCGAAGCGCCGGTAGAGGCGCCGGAGAAGGGGCAGGGAGAAGACCAATCCCAATACGGCGAACAGCAGGTTGCCGGTCGCCCCGGTGACCAGTACCGCCCCTCCGAGGAGCCCGACGTGGTGCAGCAGGTGGGGGAGCAGGCCCATGATGCCGCTGAACACAGCCGTGACGGCACTCCAGACGGTGATCAGAGCGCCCCGACGCTGGGTAGCTTCATCGGTTGAGTCGTTGGCGCTGGGCTCGTCGAGGCGGTCGTTCGCCACCCCGGTGGCGGTGTGAGGCTCGGACATCGTCACTCCTGTGCCTGACGGAAATGCGTGGTCATCATGCCGCGACGGGGAAGGGGATGAGCGTGCTAGTGCAGCGAGCCGCGCAGCACGCTGCTGCGGGCGTGGTACTCGTCCTCGTCGATCTCGCCTCGGGCGAACCGCTCGTCAAGGATCTGCATCGGATCGCGGTGGTCCGGGGTGGACCCGCCGGAGCGCTGCGTGCGGAACAAGGCCAGGACCGCAAAGACCACCAGCGCCCAGAATGCGACCATGGCCATCGTCATGACGATCCAACCGCCCCAACCCATGCCGTCGTGGTACCAGCCCATCATTGTCCTCAGCTCCTTCGCTCGGCTCGTGGCTCCCACGGTCGCCCGGGCACCACTGCCTCTGGGTCGCGTTCATGTGAAGGTTCGCTGAAGAACGTGCCGTCACCGGTGCTGACCCGCGGTTGACGGGGGGGAGGACTGCCACCATGGCGGGTATGGGCGAAGACGGCAGGGACGAGAAGGCCGGCTCTCCGGCAGCCGGCGCTGCGGGTGGCCGGCCTCGAAGCGGTCTGCGGGCGATGGTGGTCGAGGACGAGACGCAACTGGCGGGACTCATCGGCAGCTACCTCGAGCGCGACGGCTTCGAGGTGGCTGTGGTCCATGACGGGCTCGAGGCGGTGGAGGCCGCCCGCGCCGTCGACCCCGACGTCGTGGTGCTGGACCTGGGCCTGCCCGGCCTGGACGGTGTGGAGGTCTGCCGGCAGCTGCGGACCTTCTCCGATGCCTATGTGGTGATGCTGACAGCGCGCAGCGAGGAGGTCGACACGCTCATCGGACTCTCGGTGGGGGCTGATGACTACCTCACCAAGCCGTTCAGCCCGCGGATCTTGATGGCACGGATCCAAGCCATGCTCCGCAGGCCCCGTCCACTGGGCACGTCGTCCGATGCCCTGGAAGGCGCCCGCACCTTCGGCGCGCTGGTCATCGACCCGCTGGGACGCGACGTGTGGCTCGAGGGCGAACCAGTGGCGTTGACGCGCACCGAGTTCGAGGTCCTCGCTGCCCTGTCCGAGCGGCCGCGGATGGCGTTCAGCCGCCGCCAGCTCATCGACGCCGTCTGGGGACCCTCGTGGGTCGGTGACGAGCACCTGGTCGACGTCCACGTCGGTCACCTGCGCCGCAAGCTGGATGACGACGCCACCCAGTCCCGGTTCATCCGGACCGTCCGCGGTGTTGGCTACCGGATGGGCACGGGACAGTGACCGGCTCCGCACTTCCGGCGGACACGGTCCGTGTCCGGCCGCGGTTCGCCGCGCGGCTCCTCGTCGCCCAAGCCCTGGTGCTGGTGGCCGGAGCCCTGACCACCTGGCTGGTCGCGTCCGTCGTCGGACCCAGCATCTTCAGCGACCACCTCCAGCAAGCCGGCGACACCCACACCCTCGAGGAGACCCGTCACGTGGAGGAGGCCTTCGCCTCGGCGCTGGTGGTCTCGTTCTCCCTGGCGCTTCTCGCCTCGGTCCTCGCGGCGCTGGCGGTCTCGTGGTACTTCAGCCGCCGGGTGCAGCGTTCGATCGGCAACGTGGCCGCGGGGGCAGCACAGATCGCCGCCGGACGGTACGACGCCCGGGTGCCTGATCCCGGTCTGGGTGGCGAGTTCGCCTCCCTCGCACAGACCTACAACCGCCTCGCGGAGAGGCTCGAGGCGACGGAGTCGACCCGGCGCAGCATGCTGGCCGACCTGGCCCACGAGATGCGCACGCCCCTGGCCACGATCGACGCCCACCTGGAGGCAGTCGAGGACGGCGTCCGAGCCCTGGACGACGACACCCTGGGCATCATCCGCGGCTCGACAGGCCGTCTGCGCCGCCTCGCCGAGGACATGACAGCGGTCTCCCGTGCGGAGGAGGGCCTCGATGTCACGCTGCGCCCGGTCGCCGCGGCCGATGTGGCTGCTGGGGCCGCCGACGTCGCCCGGGACCGGTACGCCGCCAAGGGGGTGCACCTGCGCACCGAGCTCGCCGACGCCGGCCAGGTCCGCGTGGACGTCGACCGGTTCGGACAGGTGCTCGGCAACCTTCTCGACAACGCCCTGCGCCACACTCCCGCGGATGGGACCGTGACCCTGTCCTGCCGCCGCATCGACCACTGGGTGGAGTATCGCGTCGCCGACACCGGTCAGGGGGTGGCGGCCGAGCACCTGCCGCACCTGTTCGACAGGTTCTACCGTGCCGACACCGCCCGCGACCGAGGTCAAGGTGGCTCGGGCATCGGGCTGGCCATTGCGCGGGCGCTCGTCGAGGCGCACGGTGGCGGGATCTCGGCGTCCAGCGCTGGGCCCGGACTCGGTGCAGTGTTCACGGTGCGCCTGCCAGGTCTCCGGTAGGGCCATCAGACCCCGGGCCTCGGGGACCAACGGCCGTGCATCTTCAGCGAACCTTCACACAACCTCGCCGCTTTTCGCCGAGGACCCCTCTGATGCTGGACGCTGTCGAACCAGCGCCTTGGAGGAAGCCATGTCCCCACCCACGCCGGCATCCGAGCCGGTACGGATCATCGTCGTGGACAGTGAGGCCTGCCACTTCTGCGAAGACGCGCACCGGGCGCTCGCGGCGCTCGCAGCCAGCTACCCACTGGATGTCGACAACGTGGATGTGCGCAGCGAGGCGGGACGCGCGTTGATGGCACGCCACCGCGCGCCGATGAGCCCGCTGGTCCTCCTCGACGACACCTTCTTCAGCAGCGGCCGTCTGCCCCGACGCAAGCTCGAGAAACTCCTGAAGGGCAGGTACGACGAGGCGCAGGGTGCGGTCACCGCTGCGAGGGAGACTCACCATGGGTGATCTGCTGACCACCGGCTCGGTCCTCGCCGCGTTCTTCGCCGGAGGCGTCGCCCTGTTCGCGCCGTGCTGCATCGTCTTCCTCGCCCCGTCCTACCTGGCGGTGGCGGTGAAGAACCGGCGGTGGCGACTGCTGCCGCTCACCTTCGTCTTCGCTGCCGGGCTGGCGCTCGTGCTCGTGCCGATCACGCTCGGCATGAGCCTGGTCGCCTCGACCATCGCGAACTACCACGCACCGTTGTACTACGCCGGCGGTGCGCTGATGCTGGCGTTGGCGGGACTCAGCCTGTCCGGCCGGATGCTGAGCATGCCGTCCTTCCTCCGGGCCCCCGACACCACCGGTGGGGACTCGGCCAGCTTCTTCACCCTCGGGGTCTTCTCCGGAATCGCCAGCTCCTGCTGCGCCCCGGTGCTCGCTGGCGTGATGACCCTCTCCGCCCTGTCCGGCTCCGCCATCGGAGGAGTGACCCTCGGACTGGCCTACACCTTCGGCATGGTGTTCCCTCTGTTCCTGATGGCCCTGTTCTGGGACCGCTTCCGCCTCGGGGAGCGGCGGATCCTGCGGGCCAAGCCGGTCCGCCTCCGGCTGGCGGGCAGGGCGCTGGCCACCAACACCATCAACATCGCGGTCGCCGTCGCGTTCACGCTCATGGGTGGCTTCGTCATCTACCTGGCCAACACCGGCCAGATGACCGGTGGTCCGGGGTTCCAGGTCTCCATCGGCAAGGGACTGTCCGAGATCCTCGGCCGCATCGAGGCCTGGACCGACCCGGTTCCCGAGCCCGTGCTCGGACTCGCCGTCCTGGGCCTCGCCGCAGTGTTCGTCATCGCGACGCTGCGTGACCGGCACCGACCGGCCCCGTCGACCGGCGTGGAGGCCGACGCGCACGCCGCCTGCCACGCCCCGGCGGCAGACGCTCACCCCGAACACCACAGCTGACCAGGACCCTGGAGGAACCGTCATGTCACACAAGGCCGCCGAGCAATCGCGCCATGAACGCCGACTGCACGCCGAAAAGGCTGCGCGTGCAGCAAGTCGTCGCCGCCGCCTGCGCATCACGATCGGTCTCGTCAGTGCCTTGGCCCTGGTCGCCGTCGTCGCGGCAATGATGCTCAGCTCACGCCCCGAGTCCTCCAACACGATCCGCACGGCCCCCGACTTCACGCTCACCGACACCGCCGGAAACCAACACACCCTTGCCCGACACCGCGGCGAGAACGTGCTCCTCTACTTCTCCGAGGGCGCCGGCTGCCAGTCCTGCATCGTCCAGATGGGCGAGATCGAGAAGCAGGCCGACGCCTTGGCACAAGAGGACATCACGGTGCTGCCGATCGTCATGAACACCCGTCAGCAGATCACCGCCGACATGGCCGCCAACGGAGTCACCACGCCCTTCCTGCTCGACGACGGCACCGTCTCCGAGGCCTACGGCACCCTGGGCAACGGCATGCACGCCGGCCTCCCCGGCCACAGCTTCGTGCTCATCGACAAGCAGGGGCGGCAACGCTGGTACGGCGAGTACCCCTCGATGTGGCTGGACCCCGAGGACCTCCTCGACCAGGTCCGCAGCAAGCTCGGCGCCTGACCTCCAAGGCAGCGGCCTGGCCTGATGAAGGTTCGATGAAGGTCTCTCCGGCAGCCTTGCTTCCGTACCCCTAGGGGGTATCCTCAAATGAGAGCAGATACCCGAGACCGGAACAGGTAGGAGGTGGTCGCGATGGCTGTCGAACCGGGCTACATCACCGAGAAGCAGGCAGTCCTGACAAGGCTGCGCCGCATCGAGGGCCAGATTCGCGGTCTGCAGCGACTGGTGGATGAGGAGCAGTACTGCATCGACATCCTCACCCAGGTCTCGGCCGCTACCAAGGCCCTCGAAGGTGTCGCGCTGGTTCTCCTCGACCAGCACCTCGAGCACTGTCTGACGCACGCCACTGACCCCGCCGAGGCCCAGCAGAAGCTCAACGAGGCCTCCGCAGCGATCCGGCGACTCGTCCGCTCATGACCGACCCGTTCAACGAAGGAGTACTGATGCCCACGACCAAGACCAGCACCGACCTCCAGCTGCTCGACACCTCCGCAGACGGCGGTGGGTGCGGCTGCGGAGGGTGCGGCTGCGGATCCAGCACCGAGACCAGAAGCTCCACAGGCACCAACACTGAATCGACCGCCACCGCCGCAACGAAGGGAAACCAGATGACCACCAACACCTACGCCGTCACCGGCATGACCTGCGGTCACTGCGCCAGCGCCGTCACCAGCGAGCTCAGGAGTCTCGATGGGGTCACCGACGTCACCGTCGACCTCGTCGCCGGCGGCACCTCCTCGGTCACCGTCACCAGCACCCAGCGCCTCGACCAGTCCCAGGTGTCCGCTGCCCTCGACGAGGCCGGCGACTACCAGCTCGCCTGAGGCTCCAACTTTCATACCGAACCCCCGTCCCCTGCAGGAGGCACAGTCATGACACTGAAGGCCAGCACGCCTGGTGCCGTCAACGACGTCGAGCTCGCCATCGGCGGAATGACCTGTGCCTCCTGCGCCGCCCGCATCGAGAAGAAGCTGAACAAGCTCGACGGAGTCACCGCCACGGTCAACTACGCCACCGAGAAGGCCAAGGTCAGCTACCCGACGACGCTCAGCCCCTCCGATCTCGTCACCGTGGTCGAAGCCACCGGCTACACCGCCGCTGTGCCCGTCCCGGTGACCGGCGATGAATCCACCACTGCCGAGCCCGAATCGGACGACCGGGACCGCGAGGCCGCGAGCTGGCGGCAGCGCCTGATCGTCTCCACCGTGCTCACCGCACCGGTCCTGGCCCTGTCGATGATCCCTGCGCTGCAGTTCGACAACTGGCAGTGGATCTCCCTGACCCTTGCCTCGCCCGTCGTGGTCTGGGGCGCCTGGCCGTTCCACCGCGCCGCGGTGACCAACGCCCGCCACGGCGCCGCCACTATGGACACCTTGATCTCCGTCGGAGTCACCGCAGCCTGGCTCTGGTCGCTGTGGGCACTGCTGTTCACCCACGCCGGAATGACCGGGATGCGGATGCCGTTCGACCTCTTCCCCGACGGCGAGGCGGATGTCCACATCTACCTCGAGGTCGCAGCCGCGGTCACCACCTTCATCATCGCCGGCCGCTACTTCGAGGCCCGTGCCAAGCGCCAGTCCGGTGCGGCACTGCGCGCCCTGCTCGACATGGGCGCCAAGGACGTCGCCGTCCTCCGCGACGGCGCAGAAGTACGTGTGCCGGCGAGCCAGCTCGCGGTCGGGGACCGGTTCCTCGTGCGCCCCGGCGAGAAGGTCGCCACCGACGGCGTCGTCGAGGACGGAACCTCGGCCGTCGACGCCTCCATGCTCACCGGAGAACCAGTCCCCGTCGAGGTGGGCCCTGGTGACGTCGTCGTGGGCGCGACCGTGAACGCCGGCGGCCGCCTGGTGGTCCGGGCCACCCGCGTCGGAGCCGACACCCAGCTGGCACAGATGGCACGGCTCGTCGAGGACGCCCAGAACGGCAAGGCCCAGGTCCAGCGCCTCGCAGACCGCGTCTCTGCGGTCTTCGTTCCCATCGTGATCGCCCTCTCCCTGGCCACACTCGCCGGTTGGCTGCTGACCGGCCACACCGTCACGGCGGCGTTCACCGCCGCAGTGGCGGTCCTGATCATCGCCTGCCCCTGCGCCCTCGGGCTGGCCACACCCACCGCCCTGCTCGTCGGCACTGGCCGCGGCGCCCAGCTCGGCGTGCTCATCAAGGGCCCCGAGGTCCTCGAGTCCACCCGGGTGGTCGACACCATCGTCCTGGACAAGACCGGCACCGTGACCACCGGACGGATGGA
Protein-coding regions in this window:
- a CDS encoding heavy-metal-associated domain-containing protein; translated protein: MPTTKTSTDLQLLDTSADGGGCGCGGCGCGSSTETRSSTGTNTESTATAATKGNQMTTNTYAVTGMTCGHCASAVTSELRSLDGVTDVTVDLVAGGTSSVTVTSTQRLDQSQVSAALDEAGDYQLA
- a CDS encoding ABC transporter permease, with amino-acid sequence MKTRVRASVPVTRRFLTTRPVRTGAGAAGIGLALMLMLLLAGLWVGVQDRVTTYDDHLGADLVVVPAGTRNLFADPGALPAPTVATISRIPGVTHAAPLRTMYQILELSHGKAAVAAVAYDPGSGLGGPWAFADGRAPEVVDEVAVDALWAEQHDFTLGDRLPILGHPMRVVGLTDDTALFMTPLLFTTTAGMDEMLRATGTTGAVLVTTEDPDDVAAQLRDEGYTVRNPAELREASLRLATDIYGLPVRLMVGVAFAAGALIVALVAYTRVTEQERDLGVLKALGATPGRLRRIAVTETVALTVLGTLAAIVLLVITRELLAWWRPAFPVLLTPGTIAQTAAAAATMALLAAWLPARRLNGLDAASAFRSGR
- a CDS encoding peroxiredoxin family protein, with the protein product MSHKAAEQSRHERRLHAEKAARAASRRRRLRITIGLVSALALVAVVAAMMLSSRPESSNTIRTAPDFTLTDTAGNQHTLARHRGENVLLYFSEGAGCQSCIVQMGEIEKQADALAQEDITVLPIVMNTRQQITADMAANGVTTPFLLDDGTVSEAYGTLGNGMHAGLPGHSFVLIDKQGRQRWYGEYPSMWLDPEDLLDQVRSKLGA
- a CDS encoding metal-sensitive transcriptional regulator → MAVEPGYITEKQAVLTRLRRIEGQIRGLQRLVDEEQYCIDILTQVSAATKALEGVALVLLDQHLEHCLTHATDPAEAQQKLNEASAAIRRLVRS
- a CDS encoding DF family (seleno)protein produces the protein MRVELLYFDGCPNWTVAEERLHEALRSVDRDDVHVAKVRVGSAQEAEELGFIGSPTIRVDGVDPFASGGEQVGLACRVYSTPGGLGGSPTTDQLVHVLA
- a CDS encoding YgaP family membrane protein → MSNRWSINITPAERVARVAIGGLAAFAGAFLLGGAASTVAVVLELLLVLAGLDLVVTGALGHCPLYARLGHVSASLKGRTS
- a CDS encoding cytochrome c biogenesis CcdA family protein is translated as MGDLLTTGSVLAAFFAGGVALFAPCCIVFLAPSYLAVAVKNRRWRLLPLTFVFAAGLALVLVPITLGMSLVASTIANYHAPLYYAGGALMLALAGLSLSGRMLSMPSFLRAPDTTGGDSASFFTLGVFSGIASSCCAPVLAGVMTLSALSGSAIGGVTLGLAYTFGMVFPLFLMALFWDRFRLGERRILRAKPVRLRLAGRALATNTINIAVAVAFTLMGGFVIYLANTGQMTGGPGFQVSIGKGLSEILGRIEAWTDPVPEPVLGLAVLGLAAVFVIATLRDRHRPAPSTGVEADAHAACHAPAADAHPEHHS
- a CDS encoding SHOCT domain-containing protein yields the protein MGWGGWIVMTMAMVAFWALVVFAVLALFRTQRSGGSTPDHRDPMQILDERFARGEIDEDEYHARSSVLRGSLH
- a CDS encoding sensor histidine kinase codes for the protein MTGSALPADTVRVRPRFAARLLVAQALVLVAGALTTWLVASVVGPSIFSDHLQQAGDTHTLEETRHVEEAFASALVVSFSLALLASVLAALAVSWYFSRRVQRSIGNVAAGAAQIAAGRYDARVPDPGLGGEFASLAQTYNRLAERLEATESTRRSMLADLAHEMRTPLATIDAHLEAVEDGVRALDDDTLGIIRGSTGRLRRLAEDMTAVSRAEEGLDVTLRPVAAADVAAGAADVARDRYAAKGVHLRTELADAGQVRVDVDRFGQVLGNLLDNALRHTPADGTVTLSCRRIDHWVEYRVADTGQGVAAEHLPHLFDRFYRADTARDRGQGGSGIGLAIARALVEAHGGGISASSAGPGLGAVFTVRLPGLR
- a CDS encoding glutaredoxin, with amino-acid sequence MSPPTPASEPVRIIVVDSEACHFCEDAHRALAALAASYPLDVDNVDVRSEAGRALMARHRAPMSPLVLLDDTFFSSGRLPRRKLEKLLKGRYDEAQGAVTAARETHHG
- a CDS encoding heavy metal translocating P-type ATPase, encoding MTLKASTPGAVNDVELAIGGMTCASCAARIEKKLNKLDGVTATVNYATEKAKVSYPTTLSPSDLVTVVEATGYTAAVPVPVTGDESTTAEPESDDRDREAASWRQRLIVSTVLTAPVLALSMIPALQFDNWQWISLTLASPVVVWGAWPFHRAAVTNARHGAATMDTLISVGVTAAWLWSLWALLFTHAGMTGMRMPFDLFPDGEADVHIYLEVAAAVTTFIIAGRYFEARAKRQSGAALRALLDMGAKDVAVLRDGAEVRVPASQLAVGDRFLVRPGEKVATDGVVEDGTSAVDASMLTGEPVPVEVGPGDVVVGATVNAGGRLVVRATRVGADTQLAQMARLVEDAQNGKAQVQRLADRVSAVFVPIVIALSLATLAGWLLTGHTVTAAFTAAVAVLIIACPCALGLATPTALLVGTGRGAQLGVLIKGPEVLESTRVVDTIVLDKTGTVTTGRMELVHAVPADNVDDADLLRLVGALENASEHPIGQAIATGASQQLGTRLPDVEGFTSTQGLGVAGMVEGHAVVAGRPGWLAQEWSQPLDAQLAQVVDDAEQQGRTVIAAGWDGAARGVVVVSDAIKPTSAQAVAELKDLGLRPVLLTGDNERAARAVAAEVGIDEVIAEVLPADKVAVVERLQRQGRTVAMVGDGVNDAAALATSDLGIAMGTGTDVAIEASDLTLVRGDLRAAVDAIRLSRRTLRTIKGNLFWAFAYNVAALPLAALGLLNPLIAGAAMAFSSVFVVSNSLRLRRFQAVSTQSTDTPHPDPDPTKTNLSKVEARR
- a CDS encoding response regulator, with product MGEDGRDEKAGSPAAGAAGGRPRSGLRAMVVEDETQLAGLIGSYLERDGFEVAVVHDGLEAVEAARAVDPDVVVLDLGLPGLDGVEVCRQLRTFSDAYVVMLTARSEEVDTLIGLSVGADDYLTKPFSPRILMARIQAMLRRPRPLGTSSDALEGARTFGALVIDPLGRDVWLEGEPVALTRTEFEVLAALSERPRMAFSRRQLIDAVWGPSWVGDEHLVDVHVGHLRRKLDDDATQSRFIRTVRGVGYRMGTGQ